The Quercus robur chromosome 7, dhQueRobu3.1, whole genome shotgun sequence genome has a segment encoding these proteins:
- the LOC126693790 gene encoding uncharacterized protein LOC126693790, whose translation MEGGDSLLDAIYEEDNLEGIDDVEMLDVEEGELVEPNLHSEKGKSTGGDVNLEIQGSQSKNRGLRARKKKNRRKKGGSRPVTDINRFVLDTCRRLKERKSYMVYTAVGCLGVSALNDLVKEVDAIQACGGQMTADGSRCRNGGGILWNIIKTREPKAYKEIMKKVQEFEKQFKPPNNRRGGEPKKEGNSPGTTHSFVEGTPATFSDNSQPISQMQNEQTNTGGIERVSVRDRLRIPVSYDDDLLGEHTKGDAA comes from the exons ATGGAGGGAGGAGACAGCTTGTTAGATGCCATCTATGAAGAGGATAACTTAGAAGGCATTGATGATGTTGAGATGCTTGATGTTGAAGAAGGAGAGTTGGTGGAGCCCAATTTACATAGTGAAAAGGGAAAAAGCACAGGTGGAGATGTCAATTTAGAAATTCAAGGATCTCAAAGTAAAAATCGTGGGCTTCGGgccagaaagaagaagaataggaGAAAAAAGGGTGGCTCAAGGCCAGTTACAGACATAAACAG GTTTGTGTTAGATACGTGTAGGcgtttgaaagagagaaaatcatACATGGTATATACAGCTGTAGGTTGTTtgggagtttctgcattaaatgaTCTTGTCAAAGAG GTGGATGCAATTCAGGCTTGTGGAGGTCAGATGACTGCTGATGGCAGCCGCTGTCGAAATGGTGGTGGCATATTATGGAATATCATTAAAACACGAGAACCAAAAGCCTACAAAGAGATAATGAAAAAAGTGCAGGAGTTTGAG AAGCAATTCAAGCCACCAAATAATAGACGAGGAGGGGAGCCAAAGAAGGAAGGTAACTCACCAGGAACCACCCATTCATTTGTGGAAGGTACTCCTGCCACTTTTTCGGATAATTCCCAGCCAATATCTCAGATGCAAAATGAGCAGACAAATACTGGTGGTATTGAACGAGTGTCTGTTCGTGATAGACTAAGGATCCCAGTCTCTTATGATGATGACCTTCTTGGAGAGCATACGAAGGGTGATGCAGCTTGA
- the LOC126693791 gene encoding uncharacterized protein LOC126693791 — protein sequence MNPVSMKAPSDQLLPTRVEHNTVLNITMATPNAHSANSNTQVSWGRRFWLFIALVSFLCALSIFTESQFYAYTIGIHGTYAHIIYYFVGVTLSAAIQVSLIHPGCCTVFLENYKRCFILKSCGGYLVMFTICFLSSGTGLPYLGLSSNGTAPNPAVAVALAPYRSQAFSEIAGLLASALLTVNALSIIILLRPAKHNTIFEVAATLTMESAIALLYKYPYVTVAAAVFIMAMTIEKFPLL from the coding sequence ATGAATCCTGTCTCTATGAAAGCGCCTTCTGATCAACTCTTGCCAACAAGAGTTGAGCATAATACGGTGCTGAATATCACTATGGCTACTCCCAACGCACATTCTGCTAATAGTAATACCCAGGTGAGCTGGGGTCGGAGGTTCTGGTTGTTTATTGCTTTGGTAAGCTTTCTGTGTGCTTTAAGCATATTTACTGAAAGCCAATTCTATGCTTACACAATTGGAATTCATGGCACTTATGCTCACATCATCTACTATTTTGTTGGGGTGACCCTCTCTGCAGCCATACAAGTTTCACTCATACACCCTGGCTGCTGCACtgtttttcttgaaaattataAACGGTGTTTCATTCTCAAATCGTGTGGGGGCTATTTAGTTATGTTTACAATCTGTTTTCTCAGTTCTGGAACAGGGCTTCCATATTTAGGCCTTTCTTCTAATGGAACAGCACCAAACCCAGCAGTGGCTGTGGCTCTGGCCCCATATAGATCACAAGCCTTTTCCGAAATTGCAGGGTTACTAGCCTCTGCACTTCTTACCGTCAATGCCCTCTCTATAATCATCTTGCTTAGGCCTGCCAAACACAACACAATCTTTGAAGTTGCCGCAACATTGACTATGGAATCAGCCATTGCGTTGCTGTACAAGTACCCCTATGTTACAGTTGCTGCAGCAGTATTTATCATGGCAATGACTATTGAAAAATTTCCTCTGCTGTGA